One genomic window of Conger conger chromosome 7, fConCon1.1, whole genome shotgun sequence includes the following:
- the LOC133132102 gene encoding organic cation/carnitine transporter 2-like, whose protein sequence is MEDYDEEIAFLGNWGRFQQTAFFLLCATAMPNGFTTVSMIFLGDSPAHHCLIPEGLNITEEWRKASIPTQEVNGETEYSRCRRYRLDLISNFSALGLSPSKDVNLSQVPLEGCSDGWTYSKEIYQSTIVTEFDLVCGNGWKQPFTTSVYFIGMLSGAFFSGQLSDRFGRRPILFITMAIQTVFSFIQAFSPSWEVFSVLFFIVGLGQMSNYISAFVLGTEILTGTPRKIYTSLGINGSYAIGYMILPLLAYFSRDWKTLLLAMSVPSFAYIPLSWLIPESPRWLLSQGRVEEAEAILRGAAKKNRVTAPEVIFTQTEVEQKQSKTEDFHGFLELLKTSGIRHITLILCLVWFTLIIGYIGLSLNTSTLHGSPYLNCFISGATEIPAYIASWLAVHYLRRRMSLSLSMLLGGGLLFFIQLVPPGLHSLAVSLEMIGKFFMASATAFVFVYTGELYPTGIRNTAVGLCSTASRVGSAIAPYFVHLGSYDKNLPYILLGSLTIIAGISVLFLPESFGLPLPDTMDQMPKRERIKWLCQSSEQENKQENGKADSVEILAESLL, encoded by the exons ATGGAGGACTATGATGAGGAGATAGCCTTCCTTGGCAACTGGGGAAGATTTCAGCAGACGGCCTTTTTCCTGCTCTGTGCCACTGCCATGCCCAACGGTTTTACCACTGTCTCCATGATATTCCTGGGAGACAGCCCAGCCCATCACTGTCTGATCCCAGAGGGACTTAACATCACTGAGGAGTGGAGAAAGGCCAGCATTCCCACACAGGAGGTGAACGGGGAGACGGAGTACAGCAGGTGCAGGAGATACAGGCTGGATTTGATCTCAAACTTCTCAGCCCTGGGCCTGTCCCCCAGTAAGGATGTCAACCTCTCTCAAGTGCCACTCGAGGGCTGCTCTGATGGATGGACCTACAGTAAGGAGATCTACCAGTCCACCATAGTCACTGAG TTTGATCTTGTTTGTGGCAACGGGTGGAAACAGCCCTTTACTACCTCCGTCTACTTCATTGGTATGCTGTCTGGAGCCTTCTTCTCTGGACAACTTTCAGACAG GTTCGGGAGGAGGCCAATCCTTTTCATTACCATGGCGATTCAGACGGTATTCAGCTTCATTCAGGCTTTCTCTCCATCATGGGAGGTGTTCTCTGTGCTCTTCTTTATCGTGGGACTGGGACAGATGTCAAACTATATCTCTGCATTCGTACTGG GAACAGAGATCCTGACAGGGACTCCACGGAAGATTTACACTTCCCTGGGTATCAACGGCTCCTATGCCATTGGCTACATGATACTGCCCCTCTTGGCCTACTTTAGCAGGGATTGGAAGACTCTCCTGCTGGCCATGTCTGTTCCCAGCTTTGCCTACATCCCCCTTTCATG GTTGATCCCGGAGTCCCCTCGATGGCTTCTCTCTCAGGGCCGGGTGGAGGAGGCAGAGGCCATTTTGAGAGGTGCTGCCAAGAAGAACAGAGTCACAGCTCCAGAGGTCATCTTCACCCAAACAGAG GTTGAACAGAAACAATCTAAAACAGAGGACTTCCATGGATTTCTTGAACTCCTGAAGACCAGTGGCATCCGGCACATCACACTAATATTGTGCTTAGTGTG GTTTACTCTAATTATTGGGTACATTGGCCTGTCCCTGAACACATCTACCCTACATGGAAGCCCTTATCTcaactgttttatttctggtGCCACTGAGATCCCCGCGTATATCGCCAGCTGGCTGGCTGTGCACTATTTACGTAGAAGAATGAGCTTAAGCCTTAGCATGCTGCTAGGAGGCGGACTTCTTTTCTTCATTCAGCTTGTACCTCCAG GTCTGCACTCCCTGGCCGTATCACTGGAAATGATAGGGAAATTTTTCATGGCCAGTGCAACTGCCTTTGTATTTGTTTACACGGGAGAGCTGTACCCCACCGGAATCAGAAACACTGCAGTGGGACTCTGCAGCACAGCCTCTCGAGTCGGCAGCGCCATTGCTCCATACTTTGTCCACCTTG GTTCATATGACAAGAATTTGCCTTACATTCTGCTGGGAAGCCTCACCATTATAGCCGGGATCAGCGTTCTCTTTCTGCCAGAGAGCTTTGGGCTCCCCCTTCCGGACACCATGGATCAGAtgccaaagagagagag GATAAAATGGCTGTGTCAATCCAGTGAGCAGGAAAATAAACAGGAAAATGGCAAGGCTGATTCAGTGGAAATCCTTGCGGAGAGCTTGCTGTAG
- the LOC133132106 gene encoding solute carrier family 22 member 4-like, whose product MYETNYDDVTEFLGDWGPFQKRISLLLCMSILPNGLFVFSIVFLAATPPHHCAIPPNANISAEWINYSIPLEEDNGEMRYSKCTRYKLDVIKLLSDNGSVPGIDVNITEIEQESCTDGWEYDRERYVSTIVSEWDLVCSDAWKVPMTTSIFLIGWLIGSLISGQLSDRFGRKIILFGTMGVQTLFTFFLSFSTSWLMFSALLFVVGFTIISKYVAAFVLGAEILSPRIRMIYSTVGITIFFAVGYMLLPLMAFFIRDWRMLLIAMAVPGVFNFPIWRFIPESPRWLLSQGRVEDAEAILRGAAKMNRVTTLEVIFQPLQEENHMKNLKRTNICDLVKSNSIRWITIMLGFVWMIICIGYFALSLNTSNLSGDRFLNFFFSGAVEVPAYILSWPLFHFCPRRLCLFAMLSFGGAVLLVTQLIPRDFSSVSIALEMMGKFGFSVAFCIVYPFTAELYPTVLRNTAIGACCMACRLGGIAAPYFVYLGTYYKSLPYILMGSLCVFGGLLSLLLPETYGMPLPETIDHMQTIQRCKKKQTSNII is encoded by the exons ATGTATGAGACCAACTACGACGATGTTACCGAATTTCTGGGAGACTGGGGACCTTTTCAAAAACGAATCTCGTTACTCCTCTGTATGAGTATACTTCCAAACGGGTTGTTCGTGTTTTCCATCGTATTCCTCGCTGCCACGCCACCGCATCACTGCGCGATAccaccaaatgccaatattaGCGCTGAATGGATCAACTATTCTATTCCACTGGAAGAAGATAATGGGGAGATGCGGTACAGCAAATGCACCAGATACAAACTGGACGTAATAAAACTTCTTTCAGACAACGGATCCGTGCCTGGAATCGACGTCAATATTACTGAAATTGAACAAGAAAGTTGTACGGATGGGTGGGAATACGACAGAGAACGTTATGTTTCAACTATCGTATCCGAG TGGGATCTGGTGTGTAGTGATGCATGGAAGGTCCCCATGACCACCTCCATATTTTTAATTGGATGGTTAATTGGATCCTTAATTTCTGGTCAACTGTCTGACAG GTTTGGGAGGAAAATCATTCTGTTTGGAACAATGGGAGTTCAGACTTTGTTCACATTCTTCCTGAGTTTCTCCACATCCTGGCTTATGTTCTCTGCACTGCTCTTTGTTGTTGGGTTCACAATAATTTCTAAGTATGTGGCagcatttgtcttag GAGCAGAAATTTTGAGTCCAAGAATTCGGATGATATACTCCACTGTGGGTATCACCATTTTCTTTGCCGTTGGCTACATGTTACTTCCCCTGATGGCCTTCTTCATCAGAGACTGGAGAATGCTGCTGATTGCCATGGCTGTTCCAGGAGTTTTCAATTTCCCCATTTGGAG GTTCATCCCGGAGTCCCCCCGATGGCTTCTCTCTCAGGGCCGGGTGGAGGACGCAGAGGCCATTTTGAGAGGTGCTGCCAAGATGAACAGAGTCACAACCCTGGAGGTCATCTTTCAGCCTCTCCAG GAAGAAAACCATATGAAAAACTTGAAACGCACAAACATCTGTGATCTTGTGAAGTCCAACAGCATCCGCTGGATCACGATCATGCTGGGTTTCGTGTG GATGATAATCTGCATTGGGTATTTTGCCTTATCATTGAACACCTCAAATCTGTCTGGGGACCGTTTCTTGAACTTCTTCTTCTCTGGGGCTGTTGAAGTCCCAGCCTACATTTTGTCCTGGCCCCTATTTCACTTTTGCCCAAGGCGTTTGTGTCTCTTTGCCATGCTGAGCTTTGGTGGAGCGGTACTTCTGGTTACTCAGCTCATACCAAGAG ATTTCAGTTCAGTATCTATTGCACTGGAGATGATGGGGAAATTTGGATTCTCAGTGGCCTTCTGCATCGTGTATCCCTTCACGGCAGAGCTGTACCCCACAGTCCTGAGGAACACCGCAATAGGTGCCTGCTGCATGGCTTGTCGACTGGGCGGTATTGCTGCACCCTACTTTGTCTATTTGG GAACCTATTACAAGTCCTTGCCATACATATTAATGGGGAGCCtctgtgtttttggggggttgCTTAGCCTCCTGCTTCCTGAGACCTATGGTATGCCTCTCCCAGAGACCATCGATCACATGCAGACTATTCAAAG gtgtaaaaagaaacaaacatcaaacatcATTTAA